A part of Prolixibacteraceae bacterium genomic DNA contains:
- a CDS encoding RecQ family ATP-dependent DNA helicase, whose protein sequence is MDPTKIHLQVLQDTFRFPNFREGQEEVITRILAGKSVLSIFPTGSGKSLCYQLPALLLPGLTVVVSPLIALIDDQLAFLHSRNISAVKIDSTLTPPQAQQIKQELVDQKHKILFVSVERFKNERFRRFLHSLTLSMLVVDEAHCISEWGHNFRPDYIKLPEYKKEFGFPQVLLLTATAPKVVQKDIIKKFNISSEDVISTGFYRDNLNINIQGTSIEDKIEHIDQLISIDPKAPTIIYVTLQDSAVKVATKLVEKGYCARPYHAGLSNDLRRETQELFMKGQVDIIVATIAFGMGIDKSDIRRVIHYDLPKSLEGLSQEIGRAGRDGHKSECTILGNLDHIQTLENFVYGDTPDPKSLEDLVNDILEKEPTWEANIYQTSIRYNIRQLPLKTALVYLEALGVLSPTHSYYSEYRFKSRISPQEVASHFSGERMKFVKDIFTYSDKARIWYNVDFDKIAKGSPQATRERVVNALDYFVEKQWIDLETKKMMEVYRVTPPQNHSKLELIEHLYQLFKNKEKGEIFRINQVIDLICSNSCFYHQLTQYFGQETSWEKCGHCSNCKGTTITIPDRVTDEEFESFSYKDMKELFLTNYKASFSAHDFGCYLCGISAPLLSRYRVKKLRDWARFTDYRFQSVMDWIETNEKE, encoded by the coding sequence ATGGATCCAACTAAAATACATCTACAAGTACTCCAAGACACATTCCGTTTTCCGAACTTCAGAGAAGGACAAGAGGAGGTAATTACACGGATTCTTGCAGGGAAATCAGTATTGTCAATCTTTCCTACAGGAAGTGGTAAATCGCTATGTTATCAACTACCAGCACTTCTTCTTCCCGGACTAACAGTAGTTGTTTCGCCTCTGATAGCATTAATAGATGATCAATTGGCATTCCTACATTCTCGAAATATCTCTGCAGTAAAGATAGATTCGACACTAACGCCTCCACAAGCACAACAAATAAAACAAGAGTTAGTTGATCAAAAACATAAAATTCTTTTCGTTTCTGTTGAAAGATTCAAAAATGAACGTTTCAGAAGATTCTTGCACTCTCTTACTCTTTCAATGCTTGTGGTAGATGAGGCACACTGTATTTCAGAATGGGGACATAACTTTAGACCTGATTATATAAAGCTACCTGAATACAAAAAAGAGTTTGGTTTTCCTCAAGTTCTTTTATTGACGGCAACGGCACCCAAGGTGGTTCAGAAGGATATCATTAAAAAATTCAATATCTCTTCAGAGGATGTTATTTCAACAGGATTCTATAGAGACAACCTCAATATCAACATCCAGGGCACCAGTATTGAGGATAAGATTGAACATATCGATCAACTCATCTCAATAGATCCCAAGGCTCCAACCATTATCTACGTCACGCTTCAAGATTCTGCGGTAAAAGTTGCGACCAAACTAGTTGAGAAAGGATATTGTGCAAGACCATATCATGCTGGATTATCTAATGACCTAAGAAGAGAAACTCAAGAACTTTTCATGAAAGGTCAAGTAGACATTATCGTTGCGACCATTGCATTTGGAATGGGGATCGATAAATCAGATATACGCAGAGTTATTCACTATGATCTACCCAAATCTTTAGAAGGACTATCACAAGAGATAGGCAGAGCTGGTAGAGATGGTCATAAATCAGAGTGTACAATTCTCGGAAACTTAGACCATATACAAACACTTGAGAACTTTGTATATGGGGATACACCAGACCCAAAGTCACTAGAAGATCTAGTGAATGATATCTTAGAAAAAGAACCGACTTGGGAGGCAAATATATACCAAACGTCTATTAGATATAACATAAGACAATTGCCATTAAAAACAGCACTTGTCTATCTTGAAGCTTTAGGGGTGCTATCCCCAACACACAGTTACTACTCTGAATATCGTTTTAAGAGTCGTATCTCTCCCCAAGAAGTTGCTTCTCATTTCTCTGGAGAAAGAATGAAGTTTGTCAAAGATATCTTCACTTATTCAGACAAGGCACGTATATGGTATAATGTGGATTTCGATAAAATTGCGAAAGGTTCTCCTCAAGCAACAAGGGAGAGGGTCGTAAATGCACTAGACTATTTCGTTGAGAAGCAATGGATCGATTTAGAGACAAAAAAAATGATGGAGGTATATAGAGTAACCCCACCACAAAATCATTCGAAATTAGAGCTTATAGAGCATCTTTATCAACTTTTTAAGAATAAAGAGAAGGGAGAGATTTTCCGCATCAATCAAGTCATTGATCTGATTTGCTCAAACAGTTGTTTTTATCACCAGCTCACACAATACTTTGGACAAGAGACTTCATGGGAAAAGTGTGGACACTGCTCAAACTGTAAAGGTACGACTATCACGATACCCGATAGAGTTACCGATGAAGAGTTCGAGTCATTTTCATACAAAGATATGAAAGAGCTATTTCTGACGAACTATAAAGCATCATTTTCGGCACATGATTTCGGGTGCTATTTATGTGGTATTTCAGCACCATTACTCTCTAGATATAGAGTAAAGAAATTAAGGGATTGGGCACGCTTTACCGACTATAGGTTTCAATCGGTAATGGACTGGATTGAAACAAACGAAAAAGAGTAG
- the mtaB gene encoding tRNA (N(6)-L-threonylcarbamoyladenosine(37)-C(2))-methylthiotransferase MtaB, with the protein MNTEYIMNYSDKRVAFTTLGCKLNFSETSTIARSFKELGFNRVDFKESADVYVINTCSVTDAADKKSRQLIKQAEKQNPAAFIVVIGCYAQLKPDEIIKIPGVDLVLGATDKFNITKYLENLQKHEKGVTSTCQFKDIETFNHAYSFGDRTRTFLKVQDGCNYFCSYCTIPLARGKSRNPSIESLVKEAYEIASKGTKEIILTGVNIGDFGRSTGESFLDLIKALDKVDGIERIRISSIEPNLLTDEVIEYASISNKIAPHFHIPLQAGNNHVLELMKRKYKREVFESRVLKIKSLMPHAFIGVDVIAGMSGETKEYFNDALQFITNLPISQLHVFPYSERSNTKAIEIDGKVPVAERKERAKHLQMISDRFLRMFYEQSIGQTTNVLFEEQRDKSKMVGWSDNYVKVEMPYDAEKVNKTFSVCLTGINEKGNMEASFVD; encoded by the coding sequence ATGAATACAGAATATATAATGAACTACTCAGATAAAAGAGTAGCTTTCACGACACTTGGGTGTAAATTGAATTTTTCAGAGACTTCAACTATTGCTAGGTCTTTCAAGGAGTTGGGGTTCAATCGAGTTGATTTTAAAGAGTCGGCAGATGTATATGTGATTAATACATGTTCAGTAACAGATGCTGCAGATAAAAAAAGTCGCCAATTAATTAAGCAAGCTGAGAAGCAAAATCCTGCTGCATTTATTGTGGTTATTGGTTGTTATGCTCAGTTGAAGCCTGATGAGATCATTAAGATTCCTGGAGTGGATTTGGTTCTTGGTGCGACAGATAAATTTAATATCACCAAATATTTAGAGAATCTTCAGAAGCATGAAAAAGGTGTTACTTCGACTTGCCAATTTAAGGATATCGAAACATTTAATCATGCTTACTCTTTTGGGGATAGAACACGTACATTCTTGAAAGTTCAAGATGGATGTAATTATTTCTGTAGTTATTGTACCATTCCATTGGCAAGAGGAAAGAGCCGTAATCCAAGTATTGAATCTTTGGTGAAAGAGGCCTATGAAATAGCTTCGAAGGGAACCAAAGAGATTATTCTTACTGGGGTCAATATTGGCGATTTTGGTAGAAGTACAGGAGAGTCTTTTTTAGACTTGATAAAGGCTTTAGATAAGGTTGATGGTATTGAGAGAATACGTATATCTTCTATTGAACCAAATTTATTGACAGATGAAGTCATTGAGTATGCTTCTATTTCAAATAAGATCGCACCACACTTTCATATCCCTCTACAAGCAGGGAATAATCATGTACTTGAGTTAATGAAACGAAAGTATAAGAGAGAGGTGTTTGAAAGTCGTGTTTTAAAGATTAAATCATTGATGCCTCACGCTTTTATTGGTGTTGATGTGATAGCAGGGATGAGTGGTGAAACGAAGGAGTATTTTAATGATGCACTTCAGTTTATTACCAATCTGCCAATTTCTCAATTGCACGTTTTTCCATATTCAGAGCGTTCTAATACGAAAGCTATCGAAATTGATGGTAAGGTGCCAGTGGCCGAAAGAAAAGAGAGAGCAAAACATCTTCAGATGATTTCTGATCGTTTTCTACGCATGTTCTATGAACAAAGTATTGGACAAACGACCAATGTGCTATTCGAAGAGCAAAGAGATAAGTCAAAAATGGTAGGTTGGAGTGATAATTATGTGAAAGTTGAAATGCCTTATGATGCTGAGAAAGTAAATAAAACATTTTCTGTCTGTTTAACAGGTATTAATGAAAAAGGAAATATGGAAGCATCATTTGTTGATTAG
- a CDS encoding YceI family protein produces the protein MKQVLILSFILTIFGVQDLFAKKQSFTSNNTEIKWTGKKIGGSHHGYIKVKDGFIDMSKQQIKDGQFTMDMNSITCVDLTNKTYNSKLVGHLKSDDFFSVEKYETATLKITKADKFVDNKAEVTANVTIKGVTHPITFVAEKHETGIHAKLLIDRSKYNVRYGSNSFFDNLGDKAIDDVFEIEVELNL, from the coding sequence ATGAAACAGGTTTTAATCTTATCATTTATCCTAACAATTTTTGGAGTACAAGATCTTTTTGCCAAAAAGCAGAGCTTTACCTCTAACAATACAGAGATAAAATGGACTGGTAAAAAAATTGGAGGAAGTCATCATGGTTATATCAAAGTCAAAGATGGTTTTATTGACATGAGTAAACAGCAAATTAAAGATGGACAATTTACAATGGACATGAATAGTATTACATGTGTAGATCTTACCAATAAAACATATAATAGTAAACTAGTTGGACACTTGAAATCAGATGATTTCTTTAGTGTAGAGAAATATGAAACTGCAACACTGAAAATTACCAAGGCAGATAAATTTGTTGATAACAAGGCAGAGGTCACAGCAAATGTTACCATAAAAGGTGTAACACATCCAATAACATTTGTTGCGGAGAAACATGAAACAGGCATTCATGCTAAACTTCTTATTGACAGATCGAAATATAATGTTCGTTACGGTTCAAACTCTTTCTTTGACAACCTAGGAGACAAAGCGATTGATGACGTCTTTGAAATAGAAGTAGAATTGAATCTGTAA
- a CDS encoding tetratricopeptide repeat protein: protein MSKNSIARYFIMAPVVLGLVFGTLLFFHACKSVKKEDVTDDGYAGSESCKECHERFYKLWEPSHHGKAMQPITPEFITKNLPHFPEWTPVENVQFRIVNKKGKLIYEEQDKDGNVTDYEAVYSMGGKNIYYFMTELERGKLQTLPLAFDINKSEWYNAQESGMRHFGDSDLEDEALPWKHYMYTFNTTCHDCHVSQMTKNYDLNTDSYHLIWKEPGINCEACHGPSKDHIRLCREAEAKGEELEELGLISWRTFDHHQSDATCSACHAKMSPLTAKFMAGEKFYDHYNLVTLENVDYYPDGRDLGENYTYTSWSQSPCIQEGADMDCVTCHTSSGRYRFAKKDFNNACMPCHKDKVQNISEHSHHPAEGEAGKCVSCHMPKTDFARMKRSDHSMRPPMPRASIEFGSPNACTICHTDKSDEWADKEVRKWHKDDYQAETIMVGRWIKEGRDGEWKHLPEMIKWIKANPKKEIFINSLVRMMNTCNDAKKWDLLYYLFENHPSALVRSSAISQIGMDRENPKTKKLLVEALNDSLRLVRRMATSSLAYYPLNTFNALDREKVRENLVEYENSMVIRPDDWIAHYNLGNFYSQKGMHQKALEEYKMSSKLFEDAVVPLVNGGYTSAVLGDYAQAESMLKKALAMEPSNEAANLNYALLLGEQGRTNEAKSCYEKVLSANNESAVAAFNLAVIYGQKDLSKALKYSKQAFKHANNNPKYGYTYAFYLLQDGDRKVAISVLMQVVNVDPNYLDAWVFLGQMYEQEKNYTKAIEACQKALQVEGLPDRARQGLQQKIMMLKSK, encoded by the coding sequence ATGAGTAAAAATAGTATTGCTAGGTATTTTATTATGGCTCCAGTCGTGCTTGGACTGGTTTTTGGAACATTACTTTTCTTTCATGCCTGTAAGAGTGTGAAAAAAGAGGATGTTACGGATGATGGTTATGCCGGATCAGAGAGTTGTAAAGAGTGTCATGAGCGTTTCTATAAGTTATGGGAACCTTCTCATCATGGCAAGGCGATGCAGCCAATTACACCTGAATTTATAACAAAGAATCTTCCTCATTTTCCTGAATGGACTCCTGTCGAAAATGTTCAATTTCGAATTGTAAACAAAAAGGGCAAGTTGATCTATGAGGAACAAGATAAGGATGGTAATGTAACCGATTACGAAGCGGTTTATTCCATGGGAGGAAAGAATATTTACTATTTCATGACGGAATTGGAGAGAGGAAAACTCCAGACACTTCCGTTGGCCTTCGATATTAATAAAAGTGAGTGGTATAATGCACAAGAGAGTGGGATGAGACATTTTGGGGATAGTGATCTCGAAGATGAAGCACTGCCTTGGAAGCATTATATGTATACCTTCAATACAACCTGTCATGACTGTCATGTGAGTCAGATGACAAAGAATTATGATTTAAATACTGATTCATACCATTTAATTTGGAAAGAACCAGGTATCAATTGTGAAGCTTGTCACGGTCCTTCAAAAGATCACATTCGTCTATGTCGTGAGGCAGAAGCGAAAGGTGAAGAGCTTGAAGAGCTTGGTTTGATTTCATGGCGAACATTCGACCACCATCAAAGCGATGCAACATGCTCTGCTTGTCATGCGAAAATGAGCCCACTAACGGCAAAGTTTATGGCAGGAGAGAAGTTTTACGATCATTATAATCTAGTGACATTAGAAAACGTTGATTACTATCCAGATGGTCGTGATTTAGGTGAGAATTACACCTATACCTCATGGAGTCAGAGTCCATGTATACAAGAAGGAGCAGATATGGATTGTGTAACATGTCATACATCAAGTGGTCGCTATCGTTTCGCAAAGAAAGACTTTAATAATGCATGTATGCCTTGTCATAAAGATAAAGTGCAGAATATCTCTGAACATAGTCATCACCCTGCTGAGGGAGAAGCTGGTAAGTGTGTATCATGTCATATGCCAAAAACTGACTTTGCTCGAATGAAGCGATCGGATCACTCTATGAGACCTCCTATGCCACGAGCAAGTATTGAATTTGGGTCACCTAATGCTTGTACAATATGTCACACTGATAAAAGTGATGAGTGGGCTGATAAAGAGGTTCGTAAATGGCATAAGGATGATTACCAAGCGGAAACAATTATGGTGGGGCGCTGGATTAAGGAAGGTAGAGACGGAGAGTGGAAACATCTTCCTGAAATGATCAAATGGATCAAGGCTAACCCAAAGAAAGAGATCTTTATAAATTCGTTGGTGAGAATGATGAATACTTGTAACGATGCTAAGAAATGGGATCTTCTTTATTATTTGTTTGAAAATCATCCTTCTGCATTGGTTCGTTCTTCTGCAATATCTCAAATTGGAATGGATCGTGAAAATCCTAAAACCAAGAAGTTGTTAGTTGAAGCTTTAAATGACTCTTTAAGGTTGGTTAGACGAATGGCTACATCTTCATTGGCTTACTATCCATTAAATACATTTAATGCTTTAGATAGAGAGAAGGTCCGTGAGAATTTGGTGGAGTATGAGAATTCCATGGTAATTCGTCCAGATGATTGGATTGCCCACTATAATTTGGGTAACTTCTATTCTCAGAAAGGGATGCATCAGAAGGCACTCGAAGAGTATAAAATGTCGAGTAAACTGTTTGAAGATGCTGTTGTACCATTAGTTAATGGTGGTTACACAAGTGCGGTGTTAGGTGATTATGCACAAGCCGAAAGCATGCTGAAGAAGGCGCTTGCTATGGAACCAAGTAATGAGGCCGCAAATCTCAATTATGCGCTTCTTCTTGGCGAACAGGGACGAACTAATGAAGCAAAATCTTGTTATGAGAAAGTGCTAAGTGCAAATAATGAATCTGCCGTTGCCGCATTCAATCTAGCGGTAATATATGGTCAAAAGGACTTGTCAAAAGCACTAAAATATAGTAAGCAAGCTTTTAAACATGCAAATAATAATCCTAAATATGGTTATACATATGCATTTTACCTATTACAGGATGGAGATAGAAAAGTTGCGATTAGTGTATTAATGCAGGTCGTGAACGTAGATCCAAACTATCTCGATGCTTGGGTATTCTTAGGACAGATGTATGAGCAAGAGAAGAATTATACCAAAGCCATTGAGGCATGTCAAAAGGCCTTACAAGTTGAGGGGTTACCTGACAGAGCACGTCAAGGTCTTCAACAGAAGATTATGATGTTGAAAAGTAAATAA